One segment of Solanum lycopersicum chromosome 1, SLM_r2.1 DNA contains the following:
- the LOC101253136 gene encoding putative germin-like protein 2-1: MALKSFILIIAILAVVTSISHASDPSPLQDFCVAVNDSMNAVFVNGKFCKNPMDVNADDFFRPGLNLAGNTSNQLGSAVTAVNVNNLAGLNTLGISLARIDFAPYGLNPPHTHPRATEVLTLFEGTLYVGFVLSNPGPNMKNKLFTKILHPGDVFVFPVGLIHFQFNVGKTDAVAFAGLSSQNPGVITIANAVFGSDPPINDDVLAKAFQIDKKVVDYLQSQFWWDNN; encoded by the exons ATGGCTCTTAAGTCATTTATATTAATCATTGCCATATTGGCTGTGGTTACTTCAATAAGCCATGCATCTGATCCTAGCCCTCTTCAGGATTTTTGTGTTGCTGTTAATGACTCAATGAATGctg TTTTCGTGAATGGAAAATTTTGCAAGAATCCAATGGATGTCAATGCTGATGACTTTTTTAGACCAGGGCTAAACCTGGCTGGAAATACTTCAAATCAACTTGGATCTGCTGTAACTGCAGTGAATGTTAACAATTTGGCAGGACTCAACACTTTGGGAATTTCTTTAGCTCGTATTGATTTTGCACCATACGGTCTGAACCCACCTCATACTCACCCCCGAGCAACTGAAGTTCTTACTCTCTTCGAGGGTACGCTCTACGTTGGATTTGTTCTTTCGAACCCTGGTCCAAATATGAAGAACAAACTCTTTACAAAAATCTTGCATCCTGGAGATGTGTTTGTTTTCCCAGTAGGTCTAATTCATTTCCAATTTAACGTGGGAAAGACTGATGCAGTTGCATTTGCTGGACTCAGTAGCCAAAACCCAGGAGTCATTACTATTGCAAATGCAGTATTTGGTTCAGATCCACCAATCAATGACGATGTTCTTGCAAAAGCATTCCAAATTGATAAAAAAGTTGTCGATTATCTACAGTCACAATTCTGGTGGgacaacaattaa
- the LOC101255934 gene encoding LOW QUALITY PROTEIN: disease resistance protein RPV1 (The sequence of the model RefSeq protein was modified relative to this genomic sequence to represent the inferred CDS: inserted 6 bases in 3 codons; deleted 4 bases in 2 codons; substituted 1 base at 1 genomic stop codon), whose amino-acid sequence MRGTGSWQSALVHIQMGTVIKAVMDLVPGRVSSIRYIIGYSCKAVTSEVGKASVRKSASKPFQELIQKFARDLVPAFVRDLVTARQRREKDDKTAVRKAVISDAVGAQLFQQQAFSQWDDFNEFISEDGCKSCATGRGFTPLSKEVGPSEDFRVILGYMLCVILIWTYTGKNFTNQLSRALNQAGFRTFEGGDDNNESRREAEINSELFKAIQDSKMCIIVFSQNYASPSWCLDQLVSILEYKMKFACMILPIFYHVDPSNLRKHKGSFGEALNRHEEKFKCERVDEKEYWEDKLKKWKDALSQAADLAGMVLENQHESTFIKKVINVISTRLSRPALYIASCSIGIHRRARPINSWVQDDGSNNSNIGILLVCGIGGIGKTTLAKFVYNLNFGYFEISCFLPNIRETSKLPNGLIALQKQLLSILLKNEKAKISSVDEGIIKIRNALCYRKVLLVLDDVDEPDLVEAIFDMKDWFGFGSKIIVTTRHKSLLRPQLGHEVHEVGILYTIEANELYNFHAFGNVNNQISKDYYKEYLEEVIEWCRGLPLALQVIGSSLXQSYNTSIAGKSKDVWRSAIGKLREIPTNEIVEKLRLSYELLEDDHDQNLFLHLCCFFVGMKKDFVVRILDKCDFYTLVGIQNLIDRSLVTIEFVNEITIHQXMGRDIVRREATVDPGKRTRLWHHTDSYNVLTGKTGTERVQGMVLDMRMIKKYKCSGSLIPLKQSPIGFFTAWSSKVGNFSLQDHVRTDAFEKMHKLKFLQFNKVKVNGSYKNFPKGLRWLCWSGFPEECIPNEFPMGNVVSIDMRYSCLKQLWNGYKFLRYLEILDLSHSTELITTPDFSGLTNLEKLILEQCTKLINVHNTVGCLQKLMILNLKDCHKLKILPDSICELKCLETLNISGCSNIEYLPTELDKLTSLKELYADGISMINLEAQTWYSSLWAWAWKGRGPLLSPKIHFPKSLHVLNIAKCNLSPDAXDLGIMTSLQWLDLGGNPIDELPDSIKNLTRLKTLNIACCTKIKYLEGVPSNVTDVNADGCXLEKVGSCAKGHPVEGHLNCINLVEVEGVFKLEPLDSVDPQVLANKMGISNLETIMKSSVVSLVFGRAYDAERLRNEYPGYVQDDITSLFSLSPKKLPPQILYHRGVFSTFLPGESVPNWFSYRFTDAAEVYCTLPNNFNSHTTINGLSICFVYKCPEPYTNVGLYDGPAIWVRNQTKDLNWALYPAWFGLPRDDQTGIIHFWVQN is encoded by the exons ATGCGGGGAACTGGTTCCTGGCAGAGTGCTCTCGTCCATATACAAATGGGTACAGTCATAAAAGCTGTCAT ggacctggtaccAGGCAGAGTTTCCTCCATCAGATACATAATTGGTTACAGCTGTAAAGCTGTCACGTCAGAGGTTGGTAAGGCGTCAGT AAGAAAGTCAGCCAGCaagccttttcaagaactcatacAGAAGTTTGCAAGGGACCTGGTTCCCGCATTTGTGAGGGACCTGGTAACTGCAAGACAGCGACGTGAAAAAGACGACAAGACAGCTGTCAGAAAAGCTGTCATCTCTGATGCGGTAGGTGCACAGCTTTTCCAACAACAGGCCTTCAGCCAATGGGATGACTTCAACGAATTT attagtgaagacGGTTGTAAATCCTGTgcaacaggtcgtggttttactcccttgagcaaggaggttggGCCTAGTGAAGATTTTAGAGTAATTTTAGGATATATGTTATGTG taattttgatTTGGACCTACACTGGTAAAAATTTCACAAATCAACTCTCTAGGGCTTTAAATCAAGCCGGATTTCGCACGTTCGAAGGTGGTGATGATAATAATGAATCAAGAAGAGAAGCAGAAATCAATTCAGAGTTGTTTAAAGCAATACAAGATTCAAAGATGTGTATAATTGTATTCTCACAAAATTATGCATCTCCTAGTTGGTGCTTGGATCAACTTGTTTCCATTCTTGAATACAAAATGAAGTTTGCATGTATGATATTGCCTATTTTCTACCATGTTGATCCTTCAAATCTGAGGAAGCACAAAGGAAGTTTTGGTGAAGCATTAAACAGACATGAAGAAAAATTCAAGTGTGAAAGAGTAGATGAAAAAGAGTATTGGGAGGACAAgttaaaaaaatggaaagatGCACTGAGCCAAGCTGCTGATTTGGCTGGAATGGTCCTTGAAAATCA GCATGAATCCACTTTCATCAAGAAGGTTATtaacgttatcagcacgagactAAGTCGTCCTGCTTTATATATTGCTTCTTGTTCAATCGGAATACATCGTAGAGCTAGGCCTATTAATTCTTGGGTTCAAGATGATGGATCGAACAATTCAAATATTGGAATACTTCTAGTTTGTGGTATTGGTGGAATTGGAAAAACAAcacttgccaaatttgtttaCAATTTAAACTTTGGATATTTTGAAATTAGTTGTTTCTTACCAAATATTAGAGAAACATCAAAACTCCCTAATGGTCTCATAGCTTTACAAAAGCAACTACTTTCTATCCTTTTAAAGAATGAAAAGGCAAAAATATCAAGTGTTGATGAAGGAATCATCAAGATAAGAAATGCTTTATGTTATCGAAAAGTTCTTCTTGTTCTTGATGATGTTGATGAGCCTGATTTGGTTGAAGCAATATTTGACATGAAAGATTGGTTTGGATTTGGAAGTAAAATAATTGTAACAACTAGGCACAAAAGTTTATTAAGACCTCAATTAGGCCATGAGGTACATGAAGTTGGAATTTTGTACACAATTGAAGCAAATGAGCTCTACAATTTTCATGCATTTGGTAATGTAAACAATCAAATAAGCAAAGATTATTACAAAGAGTACTTAGAGGAAGTAATTGAATGGTGTAGAGGACTTCCATTAGCTCTTCAAGTTATCGGTTCTTCCT TATAACAATCTTACAACACTTCCATAGCTGGAAAATCAAAAGATGTATGGAGAAGTGCTATAGGAAAGTTGAGAGAAATTCCGACAAATGAAATTGTTGAGAAATTGAGATTGAGTTATGAGTTATTGGAAGATGATCATGATCAGAATTTGTTCCTTCATCTTTGTTGTTTCTTTGTGGGGATGAAAAAAGATTTTGTAGTTAGGATATTAGATAAATGTGATTTTTACACATTGGTTGGGATACAAAATCTAATTGATAGAAGTTTAGTGACAATTGAATTTGTGAATGAGATAACAATACATCA TATGGGAAGAGATATTGTTCGTAGAGAAGCAACTGTGGATCCTGGAAAACGTACTAGGCTTTGGCATCACACAGATTCTTACAATGTTCTAACAGGAAAAACA GGAACAGAGAGAGTGCAGGGGATGGTACTTGACATGCGTATGATTAAGAAATACAAGTGTTCTGGGTCCTTAATACCATTGAAACAAAGTCCAATTGGTTTTTTCACAGCTTGGAGTTCAAAAGTGGGGAATTTTAGTTTACAAGATCATGTGAGAACTGATGCCTTTGAGAAAATGCACAAGCTTAAATTTCTCCAATTCAACAAAGTTAAAGTGAATGGAAGTTACAAGAACTTTCCAAAGGGATTGAGATGGCTATGTTGGAGTGGATTCCCAGAGGAGTGTATACCAAATGAGTTTCCAATGGGAAATGTCGTTTCTATCGATATGCGATACAGCTGCTTGAAACAACTTTGGAACGGATATAAg TTTCTCCGGTACCTAGAGATACTGGATTTGAGCCACTCCACTGAACTCATCACAACACCGGATTTCTCAGGCCTTACCAATCTTGAAAAGTTGATACTCGAACAATGTACAAAGTTAATCAATGTTCATAACACCGTTGGATGTCTACAaaaactcatgatcttgaaccTTAAAGATTGCCACAAGTTAAAGATTCTTCCAGATAGCATTTGTGAGTTAAAATGTCTTGAGACACTTAACATCTCAGGCTGCTCAAACATTGAATATTTACCAACAGAGCTTGATAAATTAACATCACTAAAGGAACTTTATGCTGATGGGATCTCAATGATTAATTTGGAGGCCCAAACATGGTATTCATCTTTGTGGGCTTGGGCCTGGAAAGGAAGAGGCCCATTATTATCTCCTAAAATTCATTTTCCCAAGTCCTTACATGTGTTAAACATTGCAAAATGCAATTTATCTCCAGATGC TGATTTAGGCATTATGACCTCACTACAATGGCTAGATTTGGGAGGAAATCCGATTGACGAATTACCAGATAGTATCAAGAATCTTACGAGGCTGAAAACTCTTAACATCGCGTGTTGTACAAAGATCAAGTACCTCGAAGGGGTACCATCAAATGTAACGGATGTAAATGCTGATGGATG ATTGGAGAAAGTAGGTTCTTGTGCTAAAGGGCATCCAGTAGAAGGTCATCTTAATTGTATAAATCTTGTTGAAGTTGAAGGTGTGTTTAAGTTAGAGCCATTGGACAGTGTTGATCCTCAAGTGCTAGCTAACAAAATGGGAATTTCAAATTTGGAAActataatgaaaagtagtgtggttTCTCTTGTATTTGGTCGTGCGTATGATGCTGAAAGACTTAGAAATGAA TATCCAGGTTATGTACAAGATGACATAACAagtttattttcattatcaCCTAAGAAGTTGCCTCCACAG ATATTGTACCACCGTGGTGTTTTCTCAACATTTTTGCCAGGCGAAAGT GTGCCCAATTGGTTCAGCTACAGGTTTACAGATGCAGCAGAAGTCTATTGCACATTACCAAACAACTTCAATAGCCACACAACAATCAACGGATTGAGCATTTGCTTTGTATACAAATGTCCTGAACCCTACACCAATGTTGGCTTGTACGACGGACCAGCAATTTGGGTTAGAAATCAGACAAAAGATCTGAACTGGGCTCTGTATCCTGCTTGGTTTGGCCTCCCACGAGATGATCAAACTGGAATCATCCacttttgggttcaaaattga
- the LOC101255639 gene encoding disease resistance protein RPV1-like, producing MRAEKASVSRPRCSYHVYLSYRGQEISMNFINILHTALTDVGIQTFKRHSESRNGKTVGSELQKAVKESRISIVVFTEDYGYSRRCLDELVSILERKQIAGHMILPVFYRVDPSHVRKQRGSFAKAFHNYEEQIMVEKVERRNEHIAKIKIWRSSLTDVANMAGIVLEDGDELKFIQEIVKEIWGKLSRKVLSFAPYPVGIYSRVKEVNFWLQDSSTNSRTLMIYGEPGIGKTTIAKALFNLHCDRFQCSSFLGDIREIAKESCGLIDLQKNLLSDLLKEDKIDLNDIDRGASTIKDFLVHKKFLLVLDDVDDLTQLKAILDSRDWIPPGSKVIITTTNEHLLNPHDACLMYESKRMDNHEALKLFSLHTFGQDHPVKEYMTHSKQIVKHCQGLPLALQVLASSLHGGSIDMWEGAIKKLERYSESHNHKVLELSYEALPDDHDKNVFLDIASFFVGKDKDYTIKVLDECGFHATAEIQNLIDRYLLTVTPDNKLMMHQLLQEMGKEVICRESPIEPGKRSRIWHHKDALSILHEETVTESIEGLVLKMRGSDESKPDRHECISKRPYFNDSQSTSTLTLKKKSSKRLRVGCLSWGHGNSVSARSQTVQNEAGMSAKAFSKMQELRYLELENVQLSGSFEGFPKKLRWMRWYGFQSTSFPNGFPHENLVVLEMSNSNLHQTWAGAKSVRSLKILDLGHSHSLMKTPDFSGLPNLERVILEDCISLVKVHESIGRLHKLLVLNLKGCESLKKLPRKIWEIKSLEELTLCGCSKLELSRIMRNGKFLQALTRDVTNRDQFPSKAEKPICSDSLSAKSVNSIFWSWMSLWPKPAGSMSDIFQITLQSLDISHSNLTDTLIPCDLSVLSSLKYLSLRGNPISTLPESLKRLTMLQSLQLADCTRLQWIPELPLSLQILNARNCRSLNKVTNLPNFMRSLDLHLENCEKLVEVQGVFKLDPIGDIDDILDMSCLDNLEVRAVDVELCNYLSSTKSKGPVQGLYEFGINNIYIPGGKVPTEFSNISTGSSIDFTVPPLPNAKIQGLNICVAYAECLEECFSERHFIKVSNKTKGIKWIYGPTIFGIAGSGKPMLWFSHWRFGNQLERGDQVVVSLGMGCLVKEFGVNLVCNEQSEEEEDAPSLNAEGRLHPSSYPLQHAIGGDLSPYELSSGVYHLSIYS from the exons ATGAGAGCTGAAAAGGCATCAGTCTCCAGGCCTAGATGCTCTTATCATGTCTACTTGAGTTATAGAGGCCAAGAAATCAGCATGAACTTTATCAATATCCTACACACTGCATTGACTGATGTAGGTATTCAAACATTCAAGAGACACAGTGAATCTAGAAATGGAAAAACTGTTGGATCAGAATTGCAAAAGGCAGTCAAGGAATCGAGGATTTCAATAGTTGTATTCACGGAAGATTATGGATATTCTAGAAGGTGCCTAGATGAACTTGTGAGCATCCTTGAAAGGAAGCAAATCGCTGGTCATATGATTCTACCTGTGTTCTATCGTGTAGATCCATCCCATGTTAGAAAGCAGAGGGGGTCGTTTGCGAAAGCATTTCATAATTACGAAGAGCAGATCATGGTGGAGAAGGTTGAAAGAAGGAATGAGCACATAGCAAAGATAAAGATATGGAGATCATCTCTTACAGATGTTGCAAATATGGCAGGCATAGTTCTAGAAGACGG GGATGAACTGAAGTTTATTCAAGAAATTGTTAAGGAAATTTGGGGTAAGTTGTCTCGCAAAGTTTTGAGTTTCGCCCCATATCCTGTTGGAATATATTCCCGTGTAAAAGAGGTTAATTTCTGGTTACAAGATAGCTCGACTAATTCTCGCACATTGATGATTTATGGAGAACCTGGAATAGGGAAAACAACAATTGCCAAAGCTCTTTTTAACCTACATTGTGACAGATTTCAATGCAGCAGTTTTCTTGGAGATATTCGAGAAATTGCAAAAGAAAGTTGTGGTTTGATTGACCTACAGAAAAACCTTCTTTCAGATCTTCTGAAAGAGGATAAGATTGATCTTAATGATATTGATAGAGGAGCTTCTACAATCAAAGACTTTTTAGTCCACAAAAAGTTTCTTCTTGTTCTTGATGATGTTGATGATTTAACCCAATTGAAAGCAATTCTTGATTCAAGAGATTGGATTCCTCCGGGGAGTAAAGTTATTATAACAACTACAAATGAACACTTGCTAAACCCTCATGATGCTTGTCTGATGTATGAAAGCAAGAGGATGGACAATCATGAGGCGCTCAAGCTCTTCAGCTTGCATACTTTTGGTCAAGACCATCCCGTCAAGGAGTACATGACACACTCCAAGCAGATAGTTAAACATTGTCAAGGGCTTCCTTTAGCTCTTCAGGTTCTAGCCTCTTCGTTACATGGTGGAAGTATAGATATGTGGGAGGGTGCAATAAAGAAATTAGAAAGATATTCTGAATCCCATAACCATAAAGTTCTTGAACTGAGCTATGAAGCTTTGCCAGATGATCATGATAAAAATGTATTTCTTGATATTGCTAGCTtctttgttgggaaagacaaagATTATACAATCAAAGTTCTGGATGAATGTGGTTTCCATGCTACTGCTGAAATACAGAATCTCATTGATAGATATCTTCTGACAGTGACTCCTGATAACAAGCTAATGATGCATCAGCTACTACAGGAAATGGGTAAAGAGGTCATCTGCCGAGAATCACCCATTGAACCTGGTAAACGCAGCAGAATCTGGCATCACAAGGATGCCCTTAGTATACTGCATGAAGAAACT GTTACAGAATCTATTGAAGGGCTTGTTCTTAAAATGCGTGGATCAGATGAAAGCAAACCGGACAGACATGAATGTATATCAAAAAGACCTTACTTCAATGATTCACAGAGCACTTCAACATTGACTCTCAAGAAAAAATCATCAAAGAGGCTTCGTGTAGGATGCCTCTCTTGGGGTCATGGGAATTCTGTTTCGGCAAGATCACAGACTGTACAAAATGAAGCTGGAATGAGTGCTAAAGCATTTTCTAAAATGCAAGAATTGAGATATCTTGAGCTTGAGAATGTCCAGCTTTCTGGCAGCTTTGAAGGATTTCCAAAGAAATTAAGATGGATGCGCTGGTATGGATTCCAATCAACATCCTTCCCAAATGGCTTTCCTCATGAAAATCTTGTAGTTCTTGAAATGAGCAATAGCAACTTGCATCAAACCTGGGCGGGAGCAAAG TCTGTACGATCATTGAAGATACTTGATCTTGGTCACTCACACAGTCTCATGAAGACCCCTGATTTCTCTGGATTACCGAATCTTGAAAGAGTGATTCTTGAAGATTGCATAAGTTTGGTTAAGGTCCATGAATCCATTGGAAGACTCCATAAACTTCTTGTCTTAAATCTGAAGGGATGCGAGAGCCTTAAGAAGCTTCCAAGGAAAATTTGGGAAATCAAATCCTTAGAAGAACTAACACTCTGTGGGTGCTCAAAGCTGGAGCTTTCCAGGATTATGAGAAATGGTAAGTTTTTGCAAGCACTTACACGGGATGTGACTAACAGAGATCAATTTCCCTCTAAGGCTGAAAAGCCAATATGCAGCGACTCTCTGTCGGCTAAATCAGTCAATTCAATCTTCTGGTCTTGGATGTCACTGTGGCCAAAGCCAGCAGGTTCGATGTCAGATATCTTCCAGATCACTTTACAAAGTCTGGATATTTCACATAGCAATCTGACTGACACTCTTATTCCCTGCGATCTTTCTGTCCTATCCTCCTTGAAATATCTGAGTCTAAGAGGAAATCCCATTTCCACCCTGCCAGAGAGCCTGAAGAGACTAACTATGCTGCAGTCTCTTCAGTTAGCTGACTGCACAAGGCTCCAGTGGATCCCTGAGCTTCCGCTGAGCTTACAAATATTGAATGCACGTAACTGCAGATCactgaacaaagtaacaaattTACCCAATTTCATGAGGTCACTTGACTTGCACTTAGAGAATTGTGAAAAACTGGTTGAGGTTCAGGGAGTATTCAAGCTAGATCCTATTGGAgacattgatgatatcctcgaTATGTCTTGCCTAGATAATTTGGAGGTCAGAGCAGTAGATGTGGAACTTTGCAACTATCTATCCTCAACAAAAAGCAAAGGTCCCGTTCAGGGACTGTATGAATTTGGTATAAACAACATTTACATTCCTGGAGGCAAGGTTCCTACCGAGTTCAGCAATATTAGCACAGGGAGCTCAATAGATTTCACTGTGCCTCCACTTCCTAATGCTAAGATCCAAGGATTAAATATATGTGTCGCTTATGCAGAATGTCTTGAAGAGTGTTTCAGTGAAAGGCACTTTATAAAAGTGAGCAATAAGACCAAGGGAATCAAATGGATTTATGGTCCAACAATTTTTGGAATTGCAGGTTCTGGTAAACCAATGCTATGGTTTAGTCATTGGAGATTTGGTAACCAGCTAGAAAGAGGAGATCAAGTTGTTGTTTCATTAGGCATGGGTTGCTTAGTTAAGGAATTTGGTGTAAATCTCGTATGCAACGAACAAAGTGAGGAAGAGGAAGACGCCCCATCTTTGAATGCAGAGGGACGTCTTCATCCTTCTTCCTATCCACTACAACATGCAATTGGTGGAGATTTGTCTCCTTATGAGCTAAGTTCAGGTGTCTATCACCTCTCTATTTATTCTTGA
- the LOC101253729 gene encoding germin-like protein subfamily 1 member 14 yields MTFKSFVLTISIMAVLFSLSHASDPSPLQDFCVAVNDSKNAVFVNGKFCKNPLDVNADDFFRPGLNLAGNTSNQLGSAVTAVNVNNLAGLNTLGISLARIDFAPYGLNPPHTHPRATEVLTLFEGTLYVGFVLSNPGPNMKNKLFTKILHPGDVFVFPVGLIHFQFNVGKTNAVAFAGLSSQNPGVITIANAVFGSDPPINDDVLAKAFQIDKKVVDYLQSQFWWDNN; encoded by the exons ATGACTTTCAAGTCATTTGTTTTAACCATTTCCATAATGGctgttttattttcattgagCCATGCATCTGATCCCAGCCCTCTTCAGGATTTTTGTGTAGCTGTTAATGACTCCAAAAATGCTG tttTCGTGAATGGAAAATTTTGCAAGAATCCATTGGATGTCAATGCTGATGACTTCTTTAGGCCCGGGCTAAACCTAGCTGGAAACACTTCAAATCAACTTGGATCTGCTGTAACTGCGGTTAACGTCAACAACTTGGCAGGACTCAACACTTTGGGCATTTCTTTAGCTCGTATTGATTTTGCACCATACGGTCTGAACCCACCTCATACTCACCCCCGAGCAACTGAAGTTCTTACTCTCTTCGAGGGTACGCTCTACGTTGGATTTGTCCTTTCGAACCCTGGTCCAAATATGAAGAACAAACTCTTTACAAAAATCTTGCATCCTGGAGATGTGTTTGTTTTCCCAGTAGGGCTAATTCATTTCCAATTTAACGTGGGAAAGACTAATGCAGTTGCATTTGCTGGACTCAGTAGCCAAAATCCAGGAGTCATTACTATTGCAAATGCAGTATTTGGATCAGATCCACCAATCAATGATGATGTTCTTGCAAAAGCATTCCAAATTGATAAAAAAGTTGTCGATTACCTCCAGTCACAATTCTGGTGGGATAACAACTAA
- the LOC101253431 gene encoding putative germin-like protein 2-1, with product MALKYAVLIIAILAVVTSISHASDPSPLQDFCVAVNDSMTPVFVNGKVCKDPKVVSANDFFKSGLNVAGNTSNNVGSAVTAVNVNNLPGLNTLGISLVRIDYAPYGLNPPHTHPRGTEVLTVLEGTLYVGFVLSNPGPNMKNKLFTKILHPGDVFVFPIGLIHFQFNVGKTKAVAFAGLSSQNPGVITIANAVFGSDPPINDDVLAKAFQVDKKVVHYLQSQFWWDNN from the exons ATGGCTCTTAAGTATGCTGTGTTAATCATTGCTATACTGGCTGTGGTTACTTCAATAAGCCATGCATCTGATCCTAGTCCTTTACAAGATTTTTGTGTTGCTGTTAATGACTCCATGACTCCTG TTTTCGTGAATGGAAAAGTATGCAAAGATCCAAAAGTTGTCAGTGCTAATGACTTCTTCAAATCAGGCTTAAACGTTGCTGGAAATACTTCAAATAATGTTGGGTCTGCTGTAACTGCTGTGAACGTCAATAACTTACCAGGGCTCAACACTCTGGGCATTTCATTAGTTCGTATTGACTATGCACCCTACGGTCTCAACCCACCACACACACACCCTAGAGGAACCGAGGTTCTTACGGTCCTTGAGGGCACACTCTACGTTGGATTTGTTCTTTCGAACCCTGGTCCAAACATGAAGAACAAGCTCTTTACCAAGATTCTACATCCCGGAGATGTGTTTGTTTTTCCAATAGGTCTTattcattttcaatttaatGTGGGTAAGACTAAGGCTGTTGCATTTGCTGGACTCAGTAGTCAAAATCCTGGAGTCATCACTATTGCAAATGCGGTATTTGGATCAGATCCACCTATTAACGATGATGTTCTTGCAAAAGCATTCCAAGTTGATAAGAAAGTTGTCCATTATCTACAGTCACAATTCTGGTGGGACAACAACTAA